From Selenomonas ruminantium AC2024, a single genomic window includes:
- the prmC gene encoding peptide chain release factor N(5)-glutamine methyltransferase: MAGNEIWTIGRILKWTEDYFAQKGIENPRLDAEVLLGHVLHKQRIYLYVHFDEPLQAHELTAFREMIKQRVNHVPVAYILGEKEFMGLTFKVTKDTLVPRPDTEILVQGAVERLRQLGGDNPRIADIGTGTGAVGLSVLHFVKDAELDTVDISPQARAVAEENAASLELMDRAHFFTGDLLAPLQGKTYTAILSNPPYIPKADIAGLSEDVQLSEPHTALDGGEDGLDFYRRLCSEAPAMLMAGGFIAFEVGINQAKDVAELAQANPLITRTEILKDYAGIERVVIAWKEA; the protein is encoded by the coding sequence ATGGCAGGAAATGAAATATGGACAATCGGCCGCATTCTCAAATGGACGGAAGATTACTTTGCCCAGAAGGGCATTGAAAATCCCCGTCTGGACGCAGAGGTGCTGCTCGGTCATGTGCTTCATAAACAGCGCATTTACCTCTATGTGCACTTTGATGAACCCCTGCAGGCGCACGAACTCACTGCCTTTCGGGAGATGATTAAGCAGCGCGTAAACCATGTGCCCGTGGCCTATATCTTAGGAGAAAAGGAATTCATGGGGCTGACCTTTAAGGTCACCAAGGATACGCTTGTACCCCGTCCTGATACGGAAATTCTCGTGCAGGGGGCTGTGGAACGCTTGCGTCAGCTGGGGGGGGATAATCCCCGCATTGCCGACATCGGCACTGGTACCGGGGCGGTGGGCCTTAGCGTCCTGCATTTTGTAAAAGATGCGGAACTTGATACCGTGGATATTTCCCCGCAAGCCAGAGCAGTGGCGGAGGAGAATGCGGCCAGCCTCGAGCTTATGGACAGGGCGCATTTCTTCACCGGGGATTTGCTCGCACCGTTGCAGGGAAAAACTTATACGGCAATTCTCTCCAATCCGCCCTATATTCCCAAAGCCGATATTGCCGGCTTGTCGGAGGATGTGCAGCTCAGTGAGCCGCATACGGCCCTGGACGGCGGTGAAGACGGCTTGGATTTTTACCGGCGGCTCTGCAGCGAGGCTCCGGCCATGCTGATGGCTGGAGGTTTTATAGCCTTTGAAGTGGGGATTAACCAGGCGAAGGATGTGGCGGAACTTGCGCAGGCCAATCCCTTGATTACCCGCACGGAGATACTGAAGGACTACGCCGGTATTGAGCGGGTTGTGATAGCTTGGAAAGAGGCGTAA
- a CDS encoding L-threonylcarbamoyladenylate synthase, giving the protein MQTKCIQIDNVKARKEALHEAGELIRRGEVVAFPTETVYGLGANGLDADACAKIYQAKGRPSDNPLILHVANRSMIDQIATRIPEKAEKLIAAFCPGPITLILPRKAIVPDRITGGLATVGVRMPEHDVARALIAAAGVPIAAPSANISGRPSPTTAESVLVDMEGKIPMVLDGGACDFGVESTIVDATGDKAIILRPGAITKEMLEEVLGEGSVIIDPALVGADSVPKAPGMKYTHYAPKAPLTLIEGMPTRMARAFQQEVKRLQSEGHIVGVMASHEVLKELKEVLPQELMADYGHQGNLPAIAANIYEALRSFDEKEADILLGEGTTSEGLGLAIMNRLHKASGFRTINA; this is encoded by the coding sequence ATGCAGACGAAATGTATTCAGATAGATAATGTCAAAGCCCGGAAGGAAGCTCTCCATGAAGCAGGAGAGCTTATCCGCCGTGGCGAAGTGGTGGCGTTCCCCACGGAAACGGTGTACGGTCTGGGGGCCAATGGCCTTGATGCAGATGCCTGCGCCAAAATTTATCAGGCCAAGGGGCGCCCATCGGATAATCCGCTGATTCTCCATGTGGCCAATCGTTCCATGATTGACCAGATTGCCACACGGATTCCCGAAAAGGCGGAAAAACTTATCGCTGCGTTCTGTCCCGGCCCCATCACCTTGATTCTGCCCCGCAAGGCAATCGTGCCTGACAGGATTACCGGAGGTTTGGCGACTGTCGGTGTAAGGATGCCGGAACATGATGTGGCAAGGGCTTTAATTGCCGCCGCAGGTGTGCCCATTGCGGCGCCATCGGCCAATATCTCTGGCCGTCCCAGTCCGACCACAGCAGAGTCGGTATTGGTGGACATGGAGGGAAAGATTCCCATGGTTCTCGATGGCGGTGCCTGTGATTTCGGTGTAGAGTCCACCATTGTAGATGCCACGGGGGACAAGGCCATCATCCTGCGTCCCGGTGCCATTACGAAAGAAATGCTCGAAGAAGTTTTGGGCGAAGGCAGTGTCATCATTGACCCCGCACTCGTGGGTGCGGATTCTGTGCCCAAGGCACCGGGGATGAAGTACACCCATTATGCACCAAAAGCTCCGTTGACACTGATTGAAGGTATGCCCACCCGCATGGCACGGGCGTTCCAGCAGGAAGTCAAACGCCTGCAGAGTGAAGGTCATATCGTGGGCGTCATGGCCAGCCATGAAGTGCTAAAAGAACTGAAGGAGGTTTTGCCTCAGGAGCTGATGGCAGATTACGGCCATCAGGGGAACCTGCCTGCCATTGCGGCCAATATCTATGAGGCTCTGCGCAGCTTTGATGAAAAAGAAGCCGATATTCTGCTGGGAGAGGGGACGACCTCGGAAGGATTGGGGCTGGCGATTATGAATCGGCTGCATAAGGCTAGTGGGTTTCGGACGATAAACGCTTGA